In Thermosynechococcus sichuanensis E542, a single genomic region encodes these proteins:
- a CDS encoding cobyric acid synthase, whose product MINSTLNAKSLMVVGTTSHAGKSLLTAVICRWLAQQGYRVTPFKGQNMALNAYVTREGGEIGYAQAMQAWAAGIEPEVAMNPILLKPQGNMTSQVILKGQVAGVTQAADYYRDYFERGWQAITEALADLQQRFDWIVCEGAGSPAEINLKHRDLTNMRVAKYLGAPTILVADIDRGGVFAHIVGTLMLLEPDERALIQGIVINKFRGQRSLLDSGVQWLEETTGVPVLGVIPWLERHYAAEDSLDLWEPRPQRQGADLKITVIRLPRIANFTDLDPLLAEPSVSLEFLPPHCPLGQPDAVILPGTKTTIADLHILRETGMAEQLQAYAAQGGTILGICGGWQILGQTISDPLGLEGCPGTYEGLGLMPLHTQLRATKCTRQQQTQSLYFPCAEPIVGYEIHQGQSEYTGDLSGWQPLFTASELGLVNAAGTLWGTYLHGLLENGAWRRHWLNGLRSRRQLPPLPTAIPHYAEQRAVALDQLTEAVMAHLNLESICKLC is encoded by the coding sequence ATGATCAACTCGACCTTGAATGCTAAATCCCTGATGGTAGTGGGAACCACGTCCCATGCAGGTAAATCCCTCCTCACAGCGGTGATTTGTCGTTGGCTGGCGCAGCAGGGCTACCGTGTCACCCCCTTTAAGGGACAGAATATGGCCTTGAATGCCTACGTCACCCGTGAAGGCGGCGAAATTGGCTATGCCCAAGCAATGCAGGCCTGGGCGGCAGGGATAGAACCCGAAGTGGCCATGAACCCGATTCTCCTCAAGCCCCAGGGCAATATGACCTCCCAAGTAATTCTCAAGGGGCAGGTGGCGGGGGTTACCCAAGCGGCAGACTACTATCGGGACTATTTTGAGCGGGGTTGGCAGGCGATTACCGAGGCCTTGGCGGATCTCCAACAGCGCTTTGACTGGATTGTGTGTGAAGGGGCAGGCTCCCCGGCGGAAATCAATCTCAAGCACCGCGATCTCACTAATATGCGGGTCGCAAAGTATCTGGGGGCACCAACAATTCTGGTGGCGGATATTGATCGGGGGGGTGTGTTTGCCCATATTGTCGGGACATTGATGCTGCTAGAGCCTGACGAACGGGCGTTGATTCAAGGGATTGTCATTAATAAATTTCGTGGTCAGCGATCGCTCCTTGACAGTGGTGTGCAATGGCTAGAGGAGACCACGGGGGTACCAGTCTTAGGTGTGATTCCATGGCTCGAGCGCCACTACGCCGCTGAAGATTCCCTTGATCTATGGGAGCCGCGTCCCCAACGCCAAGGGGCAGACTTGAAAATTACAGTAATTCGCCTGCCGCGTATTGCCAACTTCACTGATCTGGATCCCCTACTGGCGGAACCCAGTGTCTCCCTTGAGTTTCTACCCCCCCATTGTCCCTTGGGGCAGCCCGATGCCGTGATCCTGCCGGGGACGAAAACGACGATTGCCGATCTCCACATCCTGCGGGAAACGGGAATGGCAGAGCAACTGCAAGCCTACGCGGCTCAAGGGGGAACCATTCTCGGCATTTGCGGCGGTTGGCAGATTTTGGGTCAGACCATCAGCGATCCTCTGGGCTTAGAGGGCTGCCCCGGCACCTATGAAGGACTGGGACTCATGCCGCTGCACACCCAATTGAGGGCAACCAAATGCACTCGACAACAACAAACCCAATCGCTGTATTTTCCCTGTGCTGAGCCAATCGTGGGCTATGAAATTCACCAAGGCCAAAGTGAATACACCGGTGATCTCAGCGGTTGGCAACCCCTTTTTACTGCCTCAGAACTCGGCCTTGTTAACGCAGCGGGCACACTTTGGGGCACATATCTGCATGGGCTATTGGAAAATGGGGCTTGGCGTCGCCATTGGTTGAATGGGTTGCGATCGCGCCGGCAATTGCCCCCTCTACCCACAGCGATTCCCCACTATGCCGAGCAACGGGCTGTTGCCCTCGATCAACTTACAGAAGCCGTCATGGCTCACCTGAACCTAGAGAGCATTTGTAAATTA
- a CDS encoding histidine phosphatase family protein, with the protein MRLILIRHGEAVGNASGVMLGRQDVPLTERGRQQALALREKLPPPNAIYTSPLQRCRDTATLINPCPELKIQELAELIEIDQGIFTGLTWAQAQAQHPELCKELEESDYLISVPEAESMAMAWQRAKQAWKQLRRHSDEDCVWCISHGGFLQCLISVVLGSDRLWGMEIPPAAWFDFSVRVDLDGRFEAENIRWWRINAFNQNL; encoded by the coding sequence ATGCGCTTAATTTTGATCCGCCATGGTGAGGCTGTGGGTAATGCCTCAGGGGTCATGTTAGGACGACAAGATGTACCCCTCACAGAACGGGGACGGCAGCAAGCCCTTGCCCTGCGGGAAAAACTCCCGCCGCCGAATGCCATTTACACGAGTCCGCTGCAACGCTGCCGCGATACGGCTACGCTCATCAATCCCTGTCCCGAGTTAAAGATTCAGGAGCTAGCGGAGCTAATTGAAATTGATCAGGGGATTTTCACAGGACTCACATGGGCACAGGCGCAGGCGCAACATCCCGAGCTTTGTAAAGAGCTAGAAGAAAGTGACTACCTAATTTCAGTCCCCGAGGCAGAGTCAATGGCCATGGCTTGGCAGCGAGCAAAACAGGCTTGGAAACAACTCCGACGCCACAGCGATGAGGACTGCGTTTGGTGTATTAGTCATGGCGGCTTTTTGCAGTGCCTGATCAGCGTTGTTCTGGGGAGCGATCGCCTGTGGGGGATGGAAATTCCGCCGGCTGCTTGGTTTGACTTCTCAGTACGAGTAGATTTAGATGGCCGCTTTGAAGCAGAAAATATCCGCTGGTGGCGCATCAATGCCTTCAATCAGAACCTCTAG
- the thrC gene encoding threonine synthase encodes MPVTLSAPPIRPAWHGLIHAYGDFLPVSDRTPVVTLYEGNTPLIPVPQIAARIGRNISVYVKYDGLNPTGSFKDRGMTMAISKAKEAGAEAVICASTGNTSAAAAAYARRAGLRAYVLVPEGYVAQGKLAQALLYGAEVIAIEGNFDKALEIVRLMAETYPVTLVNSVNPYRLEGQKTAAFEVVDSLGNAPDWLCIPMGNAGNITAYWMGFCQYREQNRCDRLPRMMGFQAAGSAPLVKGEIVTHPETIATAIRIGNPANWQRAVAVKEASQGAFNAVTDAEILNAYCLLASEEGIFCEPASAASVAGLLKLADQVPSGATVVCVLTGNGLKDPETALKQESDRFHRHIEPTEQTVAKVMGF; translated from the coding sequence GTGCCTGTAACCCTCTCTGCTCCCCCCATCCGTCCGGCTTGGCATGGCCTGATTCACGCCTACGGCGACTTTTTGCCCGTGAGCGATCGCACGCCCGTGGTCACGCTCTATGAAGGCAATACGCCCCTGATTCCGGTGCCTCAAATTGCGGCACGGATTGGTCGTAATATCTCGGTCTATGTCAAGTACGATGGCCTCAACCCGACGGGGAGCTTCAAAGATCGCGGCATGACAATGGCCATTTCTAAAGCCAAGGAAGCAGGCGCCGAAGCCGTAATCTGTGCCAGCACAGGCAATACCTCAGCCGCTGCGGCCGCCTATGCCCGACGAGCTGGACTGCGCGCCTATGTCTTGGTGCCCGAAGGCTATGTTGCCCAAGGGAAACTCGCCCAAGCCCTCCTGTATGGTGCCGAAGTCATTGCCATTGAGGGCAATTTTGATAAAGCCCTAGAGATTGTGCGCCTAATGGCGGAAACTTATCCTGTGACCTTGGTGAACTCCGTCAATCCCTATCGGCTGGAGGGGCAGAAAACAGCCGCCTTTGAGGTGGTGGATAGCTTGGGCAACGCCCCCGATTGGCTGTGTATCCCCATGGGCAATGCAGGGAACATTACCGCCTACTGGATGGGCTTTTGCCAATATCGTGAGCAAAATCGTTGCGATCGCCTGCCGCGCATGATGGGCTTTCAAGCCGCAGGTTCTGCCCCCCTTGTCAAGGGTGAGATTGTCACCCATCCAGAAACGATTGCGACGGCCATTCGTATTGGCAATCCTGCCAACTGGCAACGGGCAGTCGCCGTCAAAGAAGCCAGCCAAGGTGCCTTTAATGCCGTTACCGATGCGGAAATCCTCAATGCCTATTGTCTGCTGGCCTCTGAGGAAGGTATCTTCTGTGAACCGGCGAGTGCGGCTTCTGTGGCTGGCCTCTTGAAATTGGCTGATCAGGTGCCCAGTGGTGCCACGGTGGTTTGTGTACTTACCGGCAATGGTCTCAAGGATCCAGAAACGGCGCTCAAGCAGGAGAGCGATCGCTTCCACCGCCACATTGAACCCACT